In Mixta intestinalis, the following are encoded in one genomic region:
- the rplF gene encoding 50S ribosomal protein L6, translated as MSRVAKAPVVVPAGVEVKLNGQVISIKGKNGELTRTINNAVEVKQADNTLTFAPREGFVDGWAQAGTTRALLNAMVIGVTEGFTKKLQLVGVGYRAAVKGNVVNLSLGFSHPVDHVLPAGITAECPTQTEIVLKGADKQLIGQVAADLRAYRRPEPYKGKGVRYADEVVRTKEAKKK; from the coding sequence AGCACCTGTCGTTGTTCCTGCCGGCGTAGAGGTAAAACTCAACGGTCAGGTAATTTCGATTAAAGGTAAAAACGGCGAGCTGACTCGTACTATCAATAATGCTGTTGAAGTTAAGCAGGCTGACAACACACTGACTTTCGCTCCGCGCGAAGGTTTCGTTGATGGCTGGGCGCAGGCGGGTACTACTCGCGCGCTGCTGAACGCAATGGTTATCGGTGTTACCGAAGGCTTCACTAAGAAGCTGCAGCTGGTTGGTGTAGGTTATCGTGCAGCCGTTAAAGGCAATGTCGTGAATCTGTCTCTGGGCTTTTCTCACCCGGTAGATCACGTACTGCCTGCGGGCATCACTGCAGAATGTCCGACTCAGACTGAAATCGTACTGAAAGGTGCTGATAAACAGCTGATCGGCCAGGTTGCGGCTGACCTGCGCGCCTACCGTCGTCCTGAGCCTTATAAAGGCAAGGGTGTTCGTTACGCCGACGAAGTCGTGCGTACCAAAGAGGCTAAGAAGAAGTAA
- the rplR gene encoding 50S ribosomal protein L18, with amino-acid sequence MDKKSARIRRATRARRKIKELGATRLVVHRTPRHIYAQVIAPNGSEVLVAASTVEKAISEQLKYTGNKDAASAVGKAIAERALEKGIKDVAFDRSGFQYHGRVQALAEAAREAGLQF; translated from the coding sequence ATGGATAAGAAATCTGCTCGTATCCGTCGTGCGACCCGCGCACGTCGCAAGATCAAAGAGCTGGGTGCTACTCGCCTGGTGGTACATCGTACCCCGCGTCACATTTACGCACAGGTCATCGCCCCGAATGGCTCTGAAGTTCTGGTTGCTGCTTCTACTGTAGAAAAAGCTATCTCTGAACAACTGAAGTACACCGGCAACAAAGACGCTGCGTCTGCTGTAGGTAAAGCTATCGCTGAGCGCGCGCTGGAAAAAGGCATCAAAGACGTTGCTTTCGACCGTTCCGGTTTCCAATATCATGGTCGCGTCCAGGCACTGGCAGAAGCTGCCCGTGAAGCTGGCCTTCAGTTCTAA
- the rpsE gene encoding 30S ribosomal protein S5, translated as MAHIEKQAGELQEKLIAVNRVSKTVKGGRIFSFTALTVVGDGNGRVGFGYGKAREVPAAIQKAMEKARRNMINVALTNGTLQHPVKGAHTGSRVFMQPASEGTGIIAGGAMRAVLEVAGVHNVLAKAYGSTNPINVVRATIDGLENMKSPEMVAAKRGKSVEEILG; from the coding sequence ATGGCACACATCGAGAAACAAGCTGGCGAACTGCAGGAAAAACTGATCGCGGTAAACCGCGTATCTAAAACTGTTAAAGGTGGCCGTATTTTCTCCTTCACCGCACTGACTGTAGTGGGTGATGGTAACGGTCGCGTAGGTTTTGGTTACGGTAAAGCGCGTGAAGTACCGGCAGCGATCCAGAAAGCGATGGAAAAAGCCCGTCGCAACATGATTAACGTCGCGCTGACTAACGGCACCCTGCAGCACCCTGTTAAAGGTGCGCACACAGGTTCCCGTGTGTTCATGCAGCCGGCTTCTGAAGGTACCGGTATCATCGCCGGTGGTGCAATGCGCGCCGTTCTGGAAGTCGCTGGAGTTCATAACGTTCTGGCTAAAGCCTATGGTTCCACCAACCCGATTAACGTGGTTCGTGCAACTATCGATGGCCTGGAAAATATGAAATCTCCGGAAATGGTCGCTGCCAAGCGTGGTAAATCCGTTGAAGAAATTCTGGGGTAA